The following is a genomic window from Bordetella sp. H567.
AGCTCTTCAAGCTGGCGTTTGCCGGGCTGACGGCCTTCACCACCTGGCCGCTGCGCATGGTCAGCATGATAGGCCTGGCTTTTGCGCTGCTGTCCTTCGCCTACGGCTGCTATCTGGTGGTGGACTTCCTGCTGTACGGCAACGCAGTGTCTGGCTGGACCACCATCGTTGCCGCCCTGATGTTTTTCGCGGGCATCAATCTGCTGTCGCTGGGTGTCGTCGGCGAATACGTCGGCCGCATTTTCGACGAAGTGAAGGGGCGGCCCCTGTATGTCGTGCGCGAACAGCGCGGCAAAGTTTTCACCGAAAAAAATAATTCCCGATAAATATGTCGCGTTTGCTTGATGCATGGATGCGCCGCCTGGAGTCGCTGTCCAGGGGTTGGCTTTTCCTGATCACCGGTGTCTGGTTGTGCTGGCTGTCGTGGCTGCGTCCCATGATGCTGCCCGACGAAGGCCGCTATGCCGGGGTCGCATGGGCCATGCTGAGCACCGGCCAGCATGGCGTGCCGATGCTCAACGGCATGCCTTTCTTCCATAAGCCGCCCCTTTACTATTGGCTGGCGTCCACCGCGTTCGATGTGTTCGGCGTGCATGCCTGGGCGGCGCGGCTGCCGTCGTGGCTGGCTGCCTGGCTGGCGACGATGGCCGTGTACGCCTTCCTGCGGCATTACCGCGGTGTCCGGACGGCAACGGTGGCCTTGCTGGTATTGGCCACCCAGCCCTTCTTCTTCGGCGCCGCGCAGTTCGCCAACCTGGACATGCTGGTGGCGGGCATGATCACGCTGACCACCGTCGCGGGCGCCAGTACGGTGCTGAACGCCATGCGCGGCAAAGACTGGCGCTGGCTGGCCGTGGCGACGGGGGTGCTGGCCGCGCTGGGCGTGCTGTCCAAAGGCCTGATCGGCGTGGTCCTGCCCGGCGGCATCCTGCTGATATGGATCGTCATGCTGCGCCAATGGCGCGGCCTGCGCGCGCTGCTGTGGCCGCCGGCCATCGTCGCTTTCCTGGTGGTCTGCCTGCCCTGGTTCTGGGTCATGCAGGAGGACTACTCGGGCTTCTTCAATTACTTCTTCGTCTACCAGCAGTTCGACCGCTTCGCCGAAACCGGCTTCAACAACCGCCAGCCGATCTGGTTCTACCTGCCGGTGCTGGCGGGCCTCATCCTGCCCTGGACTTTCTGGTTGGGGGCCGTCTTCCGCAAGACGTTCTGGATGGAACGCGAAGGCGATGCGTATGCGGTGCGCCTGCTGATGGGCATCTGGGTCGTGGTGGTGCTGGCCTTCTTCTCGCTGCCGGCCTCCAAGCTGGTGGGTTACGTGCTGCCGACGCTGGCCCCGCTGGGCGTATTGGTGGCCGAGGTCATCGTGGCGGGGCTGTCCAGGGCCGATGACGGGGAGAGCACGCGCCGAAGCTATCGTGTCTGCCTGGCGACCGCGGTCGGGCTGTGCGTGCTGATGACCGTATTCGTGGCCATCTACTCGCGGCCCAACTCCGCGCCGCTGGGCGCGGCCGCGCGCCCGCAGGCCAAGCCGGGGGACCAGATCGTCATGCTGCACGCCTACGCGTACGACCTGCCCATGGCGATGCGCAATGCGCGTCCCGCCTGGGTGGTGGATGACTGGAACAACCCGGACATCCCCCGGCGTGACAGCTGGCGCAAGGAGCTTTATGACGCCGGCCAGTTCAGCCCCGACGTCATGAAGGACGCGCTCATTTCCGTGCATGAACTGCAGGCGCGCTTGTGTGCCGCGCCCGCGGGCCAGACATTCTGGTTCTGGGGCCAGCCGGCGGAAGACCAGGATGCCTATCCCGCCCTGCGCGGCCTGGCGCCGTTCGCCGTCAGCGGCAAGCGGGCGCTGTGGCGCTTCGTGCCCGACGCGGCATTCAGGTCGCAGTACTGCGGCGGAACGCCCAAAAGCGGCTGAACAGGAAGGTCAGGACCGCGATGCCGATCAATATCAGCGCGAGCAGAACGTCGTATCGCAGCACCGTGCGGCGCAGCAGCCAGGCATACGCGGCTTCATTCACCAGGAATCCGGCGGCCGATATACAGAAGAACCGCCGCGCCGCCACATGCCAAGCACTGGCCTGGTGACGGAAAGTGAGTCGATAGTGACCGCTGAACGAAACACAGAACGCCACCAACCAGCCCACGACGTTGGCCCCCAGGGGCGGCATGCGCAGGATTTCCACGCAGGCGACGACGGTCGCCCAGTGTGTGGCGGCCGCCGCGCAGCCAACGGCGATGAACCAGCTCAATTGTCGGATCAGAACCCGCATTCCAAAACTTCCATGGCGATGACGTCAGGGGGGCCCGCGAGTACATACGCGGACATCAGGCGCATTGTCGTATGCGCGGACGATTTTGGCATGAATGCGGCAATCAACGAGGGCGTGCTTGGCCTGGCGCGGGCCCAGCGGCTCAGCGCGGTAGGTTGCATGTCGCAGGCGCCGGCCTTCCGGCGCGACGCGGCGCAGCTGCGCGACCTGGACGTGGACGCCGGACTGCATCTGAATTTCACGGAAGCGCTGGGCGAGTCCGGGCTCTACCTGCCGCTGCCGCGCCTGATCGCCTTTTCGTATGCGCGCATGCTGGACGCCGGACGCGTCAAGCGCCAGATCGAGCGCCAGCTGGATGCATTCGAAGCGGCGATGGGCCGCGCTCCGGATTTCATCGACGGGCACCAGCACGTGCACCAGCTGCCGCAGATCCGCCACGCGCTGTTCGCCGTGCTGGCGCGCCGCTACCCTGGCCAGGGGCCGTGGCTGCGCTATACCGCGCCGGGCTGCCTGGATGGCGTGCCTACGCCCCTGCGGCGCAAGGCCCGCATCATCGCCGCGTTGGGCTCGGCCGCCTTTGCCCGCGCCGCCGCGCAAGCGGGGCTGCGCACCAACCGGCGCTTCCTGGGCGTGTACGACTTCCAGGGCGGGGCGCAGGCCTACGACGATCTGCTTACCCTGTGGCTGCGCAATTCCTGTGATGGCGATCTCTTGATGTGCCATCCGGCGCTGCCCGCCGGCGGCAGGTCTGGCATGGATGCGCAGCGCGGCGCGGAATACCAGGTGCTGTCCAAGCCCGGCCTGGACGAATGGATGTCCGCCATCGGGCTGCGCATCGTGCGCTACGCCGACGCCTGATGCGCCCGGCCATGCGGTGCCGGGCTTCGTGGCGCCGCATTTCATGGCATCGTTGTCCCGGGTGGGCATGCGCCGGTACAGCGCCACGGCGCGGCGCGCGGCTAGGCGTCGATGACCTTGCGCGCGAACCCTTCCAGGTAGTCCATCAGCGCATCGGCGCCGCGCGCCGCGGCCCGCTCGTCGCCGCTGGCGATGCCTTCGGCCATGGCCATGTGGTGGCGCGCGCCTTCCTTGACGTCGCCTTCATGCTGATACGCGTACCAGAAGCGGCGGCATTGGATCAGCAGCGGCGTGATGGCCGTGACGGCCGACACGTTGCGGCAGGCGTCGTGGCAGGCGTGGTCCAGCATCTGGTCGGCGCGCATATAGTCGTCCAGGTCGCCGCCGTCGGCAGCGCGCATCATATTGGCCGCGCAATCGAGGATGCTGCTGCGCTGCGGCGGCGTGGCACGCCTGGCCGCGGACGTGGCGATCAGTTGCTCCAGCGCGCGGCGCGTCTGGATCAGGTCCAGGTGATCGGACAATTGCACATTGGAGACGCGCAGGCCGCGCCTGGGCTCCTGGGTGATCAGGCCGGCCGACACCATGCGCAGCAGGGCCTCGCGCAAGGGCGTGCGTCCCAGGCCGGTGCGGTGGACCAGTTCGGCTTCGACCACCGGGCTGCCGGGCTGCAGTTGCAAAGTGGCGATCATGCTTTCGACGGCGTCGTAGGCAACATCGGCGGCGCGGCGTTTGGTCGGGACTGCGGTCATGGTCCAGGTGGGCGTAGTCTTATCGTTATCGGACAGCGGCCGTATGGTACCCGAGCCGGACGGCCGCCGCGACGCCGGTGACGGCGCGGCGGCGGCACCCACGCCGGCCGCGTCGCGATATCAATGGCGGCCGGCGCCTGGCGGCCGGGACCGGAATTCCTCGGGCCGCTTTTCCAGCGCCGTCTTGATGATGGCCTCGACGCGCGCGCGTTCCTCTCCGGCCAGGGGCAGGCGGGGACGGCGCACGTTTTCATTGCCGACACCGGCCAGGGTCTCGGCCAGCTTGATGTTCTGCACCAGCTTGGTGGAGACGTCCAGGTGCAGCAGTGGCGTGAACCACTGATAGAGCTTGAGCGCCTGCGCCCATTCACCCGCCTTCATCAGATCGTAGAGGGCGACCGTTTCGCGCGGGAATGCGGTCACCAGGCCGGCCAGCAGCCCGTCGGCGCCCAGCGCCAGCGCTTCGAAGGATAGATCGTCGACGCCGATGAACAGCTGGTAGCGCGTGCCCAGCGCATTGCGCAGGTCGGTGATGCGACGGATATCGTCGGTGCTTTCCTTGATGGCGGCCAGCCATTCGCAGTCGGCCAGCTGTGCCATGTGTTCCGGCTTCAGGTCGACCCGGTAGGCGACCGGGTTGTTGTAGATCATGCAGGGCTTTCTGGCGGCTTCCGCGATGGTGCGCACGTTCTGCATGGCTTCGCGCGCGTCGGCCACGTAGAGTACGGATGGCATCACCATGAAGCCGTCCACGCCCTGGTCGACGGCCGCCTTGACATAGCGGAGGGCGTCGCGGGTGCTGGTTTCGGAGACATTGGCCAGGACGGGGACGCGGCCGCCGCTGACGTCCACGGCGGTCTTGGCGACCGCCAGCTTTTCTTCCATCGACAGCGTGCTGGCTTCGCCCAAGGAGCCGCAGGTCACCAGCCCGTGGACGCCGTTGTCGATCAGGAAACTGAAATGCCGCCGCATTTCCTCGTGGTCCAGCGATTCATCGTCGCGGAATTTGCTTGTGACGGCGGGAAATACTCCTTGCCAGCGCGTACGGTTCAAGTCGTTCTCCAAACGGAATGGGCGCTCGGTGCGCCTCGATGGGGCAGTCTAATGGCGCCTTAATATATTTACAAGACCGGGTCTGCCCGAGGTCGGGCCCCTGCCTCAGGCCGTGGATGCCGGGCGGCGCGGTGGATCGCGATGAGCAGATCGTCGAGCGGCACGGTCTAGCCGGGCGGGGTCTCCAGGCCTTCATGCCGCCTTGCGAGGCCACCTCTTCCGCCATGATGCGGAATGCCCCGCCGGCCTGCCGCCGGAAATCCGGCGTTACGCCGGCCTGGAAGTCCTGCGGGTGAGGGACGAGGCGATGTTCCGGCGCTGCCTGTGGTTCGACCTGATGCGCGCGCTGCTGGGCGGTGCGCAGCCTTTCCTGCAACACGCAGCCGCCCTGGTGATGCGAGATCCCTTGACCGGCGTCATTGCCAGTGAATCCTACGTGGTCTCGTCCTGGCGCTACGCCGAAATCGGCACGATCACGCATCCGGACTATCGCGGCAAGGGCTTGTCCACCGTGCTCTGCGGCCAGGCCATACGGTGGGCGGCCAGCCAGGGGCGGGTATCGATCTGGTCGTGCGACGAAGCGAATACCGCTTCCTGGCGCGTGGCGGAAAGGCTGGGAATGCGGGCCGGCACACCCTACTGCTTCTACAAGCGCTCCCTATAGCGGTTCCGCGCCGTGGGTGGACGACCCGGCGGTGCGCGCGTCCAGCGGCGGGCGCTGCGGCATGGGTGCGCCGTGGTAGGCCGCCACGGCGTCATGCACGAAGGATTCGACGGCATCGTCGTAGACGGGGCCGCTACGCACGGCGCCCGAATGCGATGCGCCGTCTATCTTCACCAGCCGCTTCAGGTTGGGCGCCACGCGTTGCGCGGCGGCGAACAACTGGTCGCTCATGGTGTGCGGCACCACCTGGTCCTCGGTGCCGTGCAGGAAGAGCACGGGCGTGGTCAGCTCGGCCAGCTTGTCCAGCGAATCGAAAGGCTGCGTGACCAGCAGGCTCGCGCCGGGCACCCAGCCCCACTTCAGCGTCTGCAGCATGGCGGCGATGCTGGTGAAACTGGATTCGACGATCAGCCCCGCGAACGCCGGCATGTCCTTGCGCGAGGCCAGGTCGATGGCGATGGCGCCGCCCAGGCTGTGGCCGTACACGAAGCGCCTGGACGGATCCGGCTGCCGCCTGGCCAGTTCGCGCAGCGCTGCGGCGGCGTCCTGGCCGGCGCTTTCCTCGGAGGGCAGCATCCGTGTGGAATCGCCGAAGCCGCGATAGTCGATGGCCAGCACCGAATAGCCCAGCCGCGTCCAGCTCGCCATGCGGAAGGCGCTGCCGTTCAGGTTCCAGCGCGCGCCGTGCAGATAAAGAACGGCCGGTGCGTGGGGGTCGGGGCTCTGCCAATACCAGGCGCGCACGTGCTGGTCCGGGGCGACGGCCAGGTCGAAGACCCGGGTGCCGGCCGGCGGTTCGCTGAACCAGCGCTGGTCGCCCTGGGCCGGCGAGAAAATGGCCTCGCGCTGCCAGGTGTCCAGGTGCGTGCAGCCCACGACGGCGGTGCCGGCCAGCAGCGCGCATGCAATGGCGCGGCGCAGGTGGATGCGGATGGGCAGGCGGGGGAACGGGACCATGGACGATAGACCGGCGGCCACGGCCGCGGTTCCCGTGCCGGCTATCGCCGGCGACCGGCGAGGGCGCCGATGGCGACGGCGAAGACGGGGAGTAGTACCGATCGACGATTCATGCTGATGTGTGCACCGGCTCTAATACGTACTTACATTTAAGCCTTCAGGCAAAGCCGTCCCCCGAAACCGAGTCATTCCCGCGTGATCACTGCTGCTGTGTCGTCCCTCCCCTCGCCCTTCTGGAGTTGTTCATGAGAATACGCACGATGCTCTTCACTGCCTTGGCGCTTGCCTCGACGGCCGCCGCCGCCGCGCCCACCCAGCACGTTCGCGTCACGCCGCTGGGCGGGATCGACGGCGAATTCTGCCCGCAGGACCGCGCCATGATTTTCGAGGACCCGAACGGCACGCGCATACTCTACGATCCCGGCCGCACCGTGGCGGGCGCCGCGGATCCTCGCCTGGGCAAGATCGACGTCATCCTGGTCAGCCACATGCATGGAGACCATGTGGGTAACGCGCACAACA
Proteins encoded in this region:
- a CDS encoding ArnT family glycosyltransferase, which codes for MSRLLDAWMRRLESLSRGWLFLITGVWLCWLSWLRPMMLPDEGRYAGVAWAMLSTGQHGVPMLNGMPFFHKPPLYYWLASTAFDVFGVHAWAARLPSWLAAWLATMAVYAFLRHYRGVRTATVALLVLATQPFFFGAAQFANLDMLVAGMITLTTVAGASTVLNAMRGKDWRWLAVATGVLAALGVLSKGLIGVVLPGGILLIWIVMLRQWRGLRALLWPPAIVAFLVVCLPWFWVMQEDYSGFFNYFFVYQQFDRFAETGFNNRQPIWFYLPVLAGLILPWTFWLGAVFRKTFWMEREGDAYAVRLLMGIWVVVVLAFFSLPASKLVGYVLPTLAPLGVLVAEVIVAGLSRADDGESTRRSYRVCLATAVGLCVLMTVFVAIYSRPNSAPLGAAARPQAKPGDQIVMLHAYAYDLPMAMRNARPAWVVDDWNNPDIPRRDSWRKELYDAGQFSPDVMKDALISVHELQARLCAAPAGQTFWFWGQPAEDQDAYPALRGLAPFAVSGKRALWRFVPDAAFRSQYCGGTPKSG
- a CDS encoding GtrA family protein, whose product is MRVLIRQLSWFIAVGCAAAATHWATVVACVEILRMPPLGANVVGWLVAFCVSFSGHYRLTFRHQASAWHVAARRFFCISAAGFLVNEAAYAWLLRRTVLRYDVLLALILIGIAVLTFLFSRFWAFRRSTAT
- a CDS encoding ChbG/HpnK family deacetylase, translated to MNAAINEGVLGLARAQRLSAVGCMSQAPAFRRDAAQLRDLDVDAGLHLNFTEALGESGLYLPLPRLIAFSYARMLDAGRVKRQIERQLDAFEAAMGRAPDFIDGHQHVHQLPQIRHALFAVLARRYPGQGPWLRYTAPGCLDGVPTPLRRKARIIAALGSAAFARAAAQAGLRTNRRFLGVYDFQGGAQAYDDLLTLWLRNSCDGDLLMCHPALPAGGRSGMDAQRGAEYQVLSKPGLDEWMSAIGLRIVRYADA
- a CDS encoding GntR family transcriptional regulator; translated protein: MTAVPTKRRAADVAYDAVESMIATLQLQPGSPVVEAELVHRTGLGRTPLREALLRMVSAGLITQEPRRGLRVSNVQLSDHLDLIQTRRALEQLIATSAARRATPPQRSSILDCAANMMRAADGGDLDDYMRADQMLDHACHDACRNVSAVTAITPLLIQCRRFWYAYQHEGDVKEGARHHMAMAEGIASGDERAAARGADALMDYLEGFARKVIDA
- a CDS encoding dihydrodipicolinate synthase family protein; amino-acid sequence: MNRTRWQGVFPAVTSKFRDDESLDHEEMRRHFSFLIDNGVHGLVTCGSLGEASTLSMEEKLAVAKTAVDVSGGRVPVLANVSETSTRDALRYVKAAVDQGVDGFMVMPSVLYVADAREAMQNVRTIAEAARKPCMIYNNPVAYRVDLKPEHMAQLADCEWLAAIKESTDDIRRITDLRNALGTRYQLFIGVDDLSFEALALGADGLLAGLVTAFPRETVALYDLMKAGEWAQALKLYQWFTPLLHLDVSTKLVQNIKLAETLAGVGNENVRRPRLPLAGEERARVEAIIKTALEKRPEEFRSRPPGAGRH
- a CDS encoding GNAT family N-acetyltransferase — its product is MRGHLFRHDAECPAGLPPEIRRYAGLEVLRVRDEAMFRRCLWFDLMRALLGGAQPFLQHAAALVMRDPLTGVIASESYVVSSWRYAEIGTITHPDYRGKGLSTVLCGQAIRWAASQGRVSIWSCDEANTASWRVAERLGMRAGTPYCFYKRSL
- a CDS encoding alpha/beta hydrolase; translation: MVPFPRLPIRIHLRRAIACALLAGTAVVGCTHLDTWQREAIFSPAQGDQRWFSEPPAGTRVFDLAVAPDQHVRAWYWQSPDPHAPAVLYLHGARWNLNGSAFRMASWTRLGYSVLAIDYRGFGDSTRMLPSEESAGQDAAAALRELARRQPDPSRRFVYGHSLGGAIAIDLASRKDMPAFAGLIVESSFTSIAAMLQTLKWGWVPGASLLVTQPFDSLDKLAELTTPVLFLHGTEDQVVPHTMSDQLFAAAQRVAPNLKRLVKIDGASHSGAVRSGPVYDDAVESFVHDAVAAYHGAPMPQRPPLDARTAGSSTHGAEPL